One Candidatus Zixiibacteriota bacterium genomic window carries:
- a CDS encoding acyl-CoA dehydrogenase family protein, producing MDFHLSEEQAEFKAMARDLAVKRIYPHALEFDEHETTPQDLIQECAELGYFGFTVPEEYGGLGQGATAFAGVLEEFCAACAGFGIMLSVHNSLTCEILRLFACEDLKKKYLPLMASGEKIGAYCITEPNAGTDVASLTTTAMPKGDQFVLNGTKTFVTNAVYAGVLIVFAKTKPEEGRKGISCFIVDKETPGITLGKPEKKCGIKASDTREITFVDALVPKGNVIGELQDGFRMAVSILNSGRVGVSFQAIGIARSALEEAIKYSKVRKQFGQPIADFQAIQFKLAEMATRLDAGRLLGYRAAQLKDEGKPCHREASMSKLYCSQMANFVCNEAVQIHGGYGYIKEYAVERYFRDARVTELYEGTSEAQRMVISRDLLKD from the coding sequence ATGGATTTTCACCTGTCTGAAGAGCAAGCTGAATTCAAGGCGATGGCGCGCGATTTAGCGGTCAAGCGTATTTATCCGCATGCGCTCGAGTTCGATGAACACGAGACAACACCGCAAGATTTGATACAGGAATGCGCGGAGCTGGGATATTTCGGGTTCACTGTCCCCGAGGAATACGGCGGTTTGGGGCAGGGAGCGACGGCGTTCGCCGGTGTTCTGGAGGAGTTCTGCGCCGCGTGCGCCGGGTTCGGCATCATGTTGTCGGTGCACAACTCGCTCACCTGCGAAATCCTGCGACTATTCGCCTGCGAGGATTTGAAGAAGAAGTATCTGCCGCTGATGGCATCGGGGGAGAAAATCGGCGCGTACTGTATTACGGAGCCGAATGCCGGGACTGATGTGGCCTCGCTGACTACAACGGCTATGCCCAAAGGGGATCAGTTCGTTCTCAACGGTACCAAGACATTCGTGACCAACGCCGTGTACGCCGGGGTGCTGATCGTGTTTGCGAAGACGAAACCGGAAGAGGGTCGCAAGGGGATTTCCTGTTTCATAGTCGATAAGGAGACACCGGGAATCACACTGGGTAAGCCTGAAAAGAAGTGCGGTATCAAGGCATCGGACACGCGGGAGATTACGTTTGTCGACGCACTTGTGCCGAAAGGAAACGTCATTGGGGAACTGCAAGACGGTTTCCGCATGGCGGTGTCGATTCTCAACTCGGGAAGGGTGGGTGTGTCGTTCCAGGCGATAGGGATCGCGCGGTCGGCGCTGGAGGAAGCGATCAAGTACTCCAAGGTGCGCAAGCAGTTTGGGCAGCCGATTGCCGATTTTCAAGCGATTCAGTTCAAACTGGCTGAGATGGCCACGCGTCTGGATGCCGGACGACTTCTGGGTTATCGAGCGGCGCAGTTGAAAGACGAGGGGAAACCGTGTCACCGGGAAGCCTCGATGTCCAAGCTGTACTGCTCGCAGATGGCGAATTTCGTTTGTAATGAAGCGGTGCAGATTCACGGCGGCTACGGGTATATCAAAGAGTACGCCGTGGAGCGCTATTTCCGCGATGCGCGCGTTACGGAGCTGTACGAGGGAACTTCGGAGGCGCAGCGAATGGTGATTTCACGTGATTTGTTGAAGGATTGA
- a CDS encoding 3-hydroxybutyryl-CoA dehydrogenase: MTLNDIRKVAVIGSGTMGNGIAQVFASTGYEVVLVDVKQDFLDRAFTTISKSLDRFIKKEAITESDKAAAMGRIKSSTSLDSVKGTQLVIEAITEDLQTKLDLFRKLEDYCAPEVILASNTSSLPITQLAAATRRADKVIGMHFMNPVPMMKLVELIRGIATSDCTFDLASQLSVKLGKTPVAVNDYPGFIANRILMPMINEAIFAYMEGVGTVEAIDEVMKLGAGHPMGPLTLADFVGLDICLAILEVMHHGLGDPKYRPCPLLRKMVQAGYLGRKTGRGFYVYQT; this comes from the coding sequence ATGACGCTTAACGACATTAGAAAAGTAGCTGTGATCGGCAGCGGCACCATGGGGAATGGGATCGCCCAGGTGTTCGCGTCGACCGGCTACGAAGTGGTGCTGGTTGATGTGAAGCAGGACTTCCTCGACCGTGCGTTTACGACCATATCAAAAAGTCTCGATCGATTCATCAAAAAAGAAGCGATCACCGAATCGGACAAAGCGGCTGCGATGGGACGAATCAAGAGTTCCACGAGTCTCGACAGCGTTAAAGGGACGCAACTGGTTATCGAGGCGATCACGGAGGACCTTCAGACTAAGCTGGATCTATTCCGGAAGCTGGAGGATTACTGCGCGCCGGAAGTAATTCTGGCCTCGAACACGTCATCGCTTCCGATTACGCAACTTGCTGCCGCGACACGTCGGGCGGACAAGGTAATCGGCATGCATTTCATGAATCCGGTGCCGATGATGAAGCTGGTTGAGTTGATACGTGGAATAGCCACCAGCGACTGCACGTTCGATCTGGCCAGCCAGTTGTCGGTCAAACTGGGGAAGACGCCGGTGGCGGTGAACGATTATCCGGGTTTCATCGCCAACCGGATACTGATGCCGATGATCAACGAGGCGATCTTTGCCTATATGGAGGGAGTTGGTACCGTCGAAGCGATCGACGAGGTGATGAAGCTGGGCGCGGGGCATCCCATGGGACCGCTGACGCTGGCCGATTTTGTCGGGCTTGATATCTGCCTGGCGATCCTTGAGGTGATGCACCACGGCCTTGGCGATCCGAAGTATCGTCCGTGTCCGTTGTTGCGAAAGATGGTTCAGGCCGGGTACCTGGGTCGTAAGACCGGCCGTGGGTTCTACGTCTACCAGACCTGA
- a CDS encoding acetyl-CoA C-acetyltransferase, which produces MTDSRDAYIVSACRSAIGTLHGGLGSLNGPQLGALAIKEAVRRAGINAADIDEVIMGQVVQGGSGQAPARQAAIHGGVPPEVACMTINKVCGSGLKAVMLAAQSIRAGDQHVVIAGGMESMSHTPYVIRGAKTGFKFGHQKLDDIMISDGLWCSFKDWHMGNAAELTGKKAGIGRAEQDEFAFNSHKKAVAAIKGGKFKAEIFDVAIPQRKGDPVIFNTDECPRPEISLETLGKLRPAFEKDGTVTAGNAPGLNDGSAATVVVSAQYLKEKGFKPLARIVDYAVAGTPPELLFFSPIYAVQKLMKKMNVTINHWDLIEANEAFSVQALADGKELGWDWNRVNVHGGAVALGHPIGASGTRILATLIYALKDRGLKKGLATLCLGGGNAVAMAIEIV; this is translated from the coding sequence ATGACTGATTCACGCGATGCATATATTGTGTCCGCATGCCGCAGCGCAATCGGAACGCTGCATGGCGGGCTGGGGAGCCTGAATGGACCGCAGCTTGGCGCGCTCGCGATCAAAGAGGCGGTTCGTCGCGCCGGCATCAACGCGGCGGATATAGATGAAGTGATCATGGGGCAGGTGGTGCAGGGAGGGTCCGGGCAGGCGCCGGCCCGTCAGGCGGCCATTCACGGTGGCGTGCCACCGGAAGTGGCGTGCATGACGATCAACAAGGTGTGCGGCTCAGGTCTGAAGGCAGTGATGCTCGCCGCGCAGTCGATTCGCGCGGGCGATCAACATGTAGTGATTGCCGGCGGCATGGAGTCAATGTCGCACACACCATATGTCATTCGCGGTGCCAAGACCGGGTTCAAGTTCGGACATCAGAAACTCGACGATATCATGATCTCCGATGGGCTCTGGTGCAGTTTCAAGGACTGGCATATGGGGAACGCCGCAGAGTTGACCGGCAAGAAAGCAGGAATCGGGCGAGCGGAGCAGGATGAGTTCGCATTCAATTCGCATAAAAAAGCCGTGGCCGCGATAAAAGGGGGGAAGTTCAAGGCAGAGATTTTCGATGTGGCGATTCCGCAGCGCAAGGGGGACCCGGTCATATTCAACACCGATGAGTGCCCGCGTCCGGAGATTTCTCTTGAAACGCTGGGCAAGTTGCGTCCGGCGTTTGAAAAAGACGGGACGGTGACGGCAGGGAATGCGCCGGGGTTGAACGACGGCAGCGCAGCGACAGTGGTGGTGTCCGCTCAGTATCTCAAAGAAAAGGGGTTCAAGCCGCTGGCGCGAATCGTGGACTATGCAGTAGCGGGGACGCCGCCGGAGCTGTTGTTTTTCTCGCCGATATACGCGGTGCAGAAACTGATGAAGAAGATGAACGTCACGATCAACCACTGGGACCTGATCGAGGCGAACGAGGCGTTTTCGGTGCAGGCACTGGCGGACGGTAAAGAGCTTGGCTGGGATTGGAATCGAGTGAACGTGCATGGCGGCGCAGTGGCGCTGGGGCATCCGATTGGGGCGTCCGGTACGCGGATTTTGGCAACGTTGATTTATGCGCTGAAAGACCGTGGCCTGAAGAAAGGGCTGGCGACACTCTGTTTGGGCGGCGGCAACGCGGTGGCGATGGCGATAGAGATAGTATAG
- a CDS encoding porin family protein, whose amino-acid sequence MKKLILAVLVLMLFALSAYAQDDAAVTKGLVGKGIKAGVTLGNFAGADADDPTSEKKMNLGFGGGAFITYAFAPMFAVQPEVLYVMKGAKYEETGGSGTDKLKFSYIEIPVLLKLMPQVKGNVRPVIFAGPFLGILVSAKDKAEGWTDPADNGDFDIKDQMKSTEFGIAAGAGVEFVAGKGKVTLDGRFDLGLSKVPEEILGVQADIKTSTIAFLVGYSF is encoded by the coding sequence ATGAAGAAACTGATTTTGGCCGTACTGGTGCTGATGTTGTTTGCGCTCAGCGCGTACGCTCAGGACGATGCCGCTGTGACCAAGGGTCTGGTCGGCAAAGGTATTAAGGCTGGCGTTACCCTTGGAAACTTCGCCGGCGCGGATGCCGATGATCCGACTTCCGAGAAGAAGATGAATCTCGGGTTCGGCGGCGGTGCGTTCATCACCTATGCTTTTGCCCCGATGTTTGCCGTGCAGCCGGAAGTTCTGTACGTCATGAAGGGCGCGAAGTACGAAGAGACCGGCGGCAGCGGCACCGACAAGCTCAAATTCTCCTACATTGAAATTCCCGTTCTTCTGAAGCTGATGCCTCAGGTCAAGGGGAATGTCCGTCCGGTAATCTTCGCCGGACCGTTTTTGGGAATTCTCGTAAGCGCAAAGGATAAGGCCGAGGGTTGGACCGACCCGGCCGACAACGGCGACTTTGACATCAAAGACCAGATGAAGAGCACTGAGTTCGGCATTGCGGCTGGCGCTGGCGTCGAATTTGTCGCCGGCAAAGGGAAAGTGACTCTCGATGGTCGCTTTGATCTGGGTCTTTCCAAGGTCCCTGAGGAAATATTAGGCGTGCAGGCCGACATTAAAACCTCCACCATCGCCTTCCTCGTCGGCTACAGCTTCTAA
- a CDS encoding outer membrane beta-barrel protein, protein MKKKFLAVIVLMLLTPLVTSAETATSAFHLYLGAGLSVPSGQFGDLTSVGYHGSGAMGFGVLPGLELLPKIEFHATRIDEIPYSYTSRSGGNYRLLLFGGDGRYLLPIAGTSAKPYVMVGIGFANASISDLVVDGQTTSYDGWTELYYDLGAGIEFKGLGIIPFFFQFRYVSISTNQSNTTMFPLTFGIKF, encoded by the coding sequence ATGAAGAAGAAGTTCCTTGCTGTGATTGTTCTCATGCTGCTCACGCCACTCGTGACGTCGGCAGAAACAGCCACCAGCGCATTCCACCTCTACCTCGGGGCCGGACTCTCTGTCCCCTCCGGGCAATTCGGCGATCTCACCTCGGTTGGCTACCACGGCTCAGGGGCTATGGGATTCGGTGTTCTGCCGGGCCTGGAGTTGCTGCCCAAGATCGAGTTTCATGCCACTCGGATCGACGAGATCCCGTACAGCTACACATCCAGGAGCGGCGGAAACTATCGCCTGTTACTGTTCGGCGGTGACGGACGGTATCTTCTTCCTATCGCAGGCACTTCCGCCAAGCCATATGTCATGGTGGGTATCGGCTTTGCCAACGCCTCGATCAGCGATCTGGTTGTCGATGGACAGACCACTTCCTACGACGGCTGGACCGAATTGTACTACGACCTGGGTGCAGGAATCGAATTCAAAGGCCTCGGTATCATCCCCTTCTTTTTCCAGTTCCGATATGTAAGTATCTCCACGAACCAGTCAAATACCACTATGTTTCCGCTGACTTTCGGTATTAAGTTCTGA
- a CDS encoding outer membrane beta-barrel protein — MKKSIMIFGLVTCFAAAAFAQTPPSPFSIYAGGLMSMPNSPDGFKDSYKNGFHGFVGLGFKMVPAVQFVGKVEYHSFKFDWDQYTVPTASGGTQGIWMYGADARFAVGAPGAPVKPFALIGGGLAHVTHADFSDPVLFPTPENESKFYYNIGGGIQMHFLPAVDLFAQVRYVSIATEGEKTTMVPISVGVKIF; from the coding sequence GTGAAAAAGAGCATTATGATTTTTGGTCTGGTGACCTGCTTTGCGGCAGCAGCGTTCGCTCAGACTCCCCCCTCGCCGTTCAGCATTTATGCCGGCGGTCTTATGTCCATGCCGAACTCTCCCGATGGTTTCAAGGACTCGTACAAGAACGGGTTCCACGGCTTCGTGGGTCTTGGGTTCAAGATGGTACCGGCAGTGCAGTTTGTCGGCAAGGTCGAATACCACTCGTTCAAGTTCGACTGGGACCAATACACTGTTCCGACCGCCTCGGGCGGCACGCAGGGTATCTGGATGTACGGTGCCGACGCCCGCTTTGCGGTTGGCGCTCCGGGCGCACCGGTGAAGCCGTTTGCGTTGATCGGTGGCGGTCTGGCCCATGTCACGCATGCTGATTTCTCCGACCCTGTCCTATTTCCGACACCGGAAAACGAGAGCAAGTTCTATTACAACATCGGCGGCGGCATTCAGATGCACTTTCTGCCGGCGGTTGATCTGTTCGCCCAGGTGCGCTATGTGAGCATCGCCACTGAAGGCGAAAAGACAACCATGGTTCCTATCTCAGTCGGTGTGAAGATATTCTAA
- a CDS encoding outer membrane beta-barrel protein — MISKLQRGAVLIIAALFLICGGSPAAGEPTQGVHAYVHAGAGYTFGELSKQSDFGLAAGIALGITPVERSSDIEFVLRGTMNLFPRRRDDLHSIQTLGGGLDLKLNLGRGDHLNPYLLLGCGYARMTIKAAKTGPRASGDFTENNFFGSPGLGIEIGRKGKVRWFLETRFTDISGSYLRDYQFLALSVGIKK, encoded by the coding sequence GTGATCTCGAAACTGCAGCGCGGTGCGGTGTTGATCATCGCCGCCTTGTTTCTGATATGCGGTGGCTCGCCGGCGGCCGGCGAACCAACGCAAGGGGTGCATGCGTATGTTCATGCCGGGGCCGGCTACACCTTCGGCGAACTTAGCAAACAATCCGATTTCGGACTGGCCGCCGGAATCGCTCTGGGAATCACCCCTGTTGAACGCTCCTCTGATATCGAATTTGTTTTGAGAGGAACGATGAACCTGTTCCCCCGCCGTCGCGATGATCTGCACTCGATTCAGACTCTTGGTGGCGGACTTGACCTGAAACTCAATCTCGGCCGCGGCGACCACTTGAATCCGTATCTGTTGCTCGGCTGCGGCTATGCCCGCATGACCATCAAAGCGGCGAAGACCGGCCCGCGCGCTAGCGGCGATTTCACCGAAAACAATTTCTTCGGCTCACCCGGACTTGGCATCGAGATTGGGAGGAAAGGCAAAGTGCGGTGGTTTCTCGAAACACGCTTCACCGATATCTCCGGCTCATATCTCCGGGACTACCAGTTTCTGGCCCTTTCAGTGGGAATAAAAAAGTAG
- a CDS encoding biotin/lipoyl-containing protein, translated as MDKQELIVNGETVILETEKSAEGITAKAENSKLAVRPVGAGLYVVEQNGIRHSVAVARNKSGYLVDVDSMLFEVQELSEEGFAGGAGDHGAAKDKVYAPMPGKIVKLMVAVGDAVELKQPLVIVEAMKMENQVNAKAKGRVKAVNFAAGDQVDTEKPIIELELSE; from the coding sequence GTGGATAAGCAGGAACTGATCGTCAACGGTGAAACTGTCATTCTTGAAACGGAGAAAAGCGCCGAGGGGATAACGGCGAAAGCGGAGAATTCCAAGCTTGCCGTACGACCGGTGGGGGCGGGGCTGTATGTAGTCGAACAGAACGGGATTCGCCACAGCGTGGCAGTGGCCCGGAACAAAAGCGGCTATCTTGTCGATGTGGACTCGATGCTGTTCGAAGTGCAGGAGCTATCGGAGGAAGGGTTTGCCGGCGGGGCGGGTGATCATGGAGCCGCGAAAGACAAAGTGTATGCGCCGATGCCAGGGAAGATTGTCAAGCTCATGGTGGCGGTGGGAGATGCAGTGGAATTGAAGCAGCCCCTGGTCATTGTTGAAGCGATGAAGATGGAAAACCAGGTGAATGCCAAGGCGAAGGGGCGAGTGAAAGCGGTCAATTTTGCGGCGGGGGACCAGGTGGACACCGAGAAGCCGATTATCGAATTGGAATTGAGCGAGTAG
- a CDS encoding acetyl-CoA carboxylase biotin carboxylase subunit, protein MAEQLFKKILVANRSEIAVRVMNACRTLGIPCVAVYSEADANSRHRWYADESVLIGPPPPRESYLDIDKIIDAAHKTGCDAIHPGYGFLAENPLLPRRCAAEKITFVGPDAEAMRLLGNKIESRVKMAEAGVPLIPGMTGSATEAKVFHDAARKAGYPVIIKAAAGGGGKGMRVVHKPDELDDALEAAQREAANAFGDDTVYLEKYISNPRHVEFQVLADMHGKCAHLFERECSIQRRHQKIIEETPSTAVSPELRARMGADAVKVAQAAHYTNAGTVEFLLDDSGHYYFLEMNTRIQVEHPITEMVTGVDLVVEQIRVAAGLSLSDSLKNLTQRGHAIECRIYAEDGENGFLPSTGKIIHYTEPAGPGIRVDSGIEQGSEITINYDPIMAKLIVHAPNRDMAITKMIGALHQYKILGVKTSKRFMVDVLSHLEFRAGRTFTSFIEQHMGSRSVDDKKYRDAAAAAVIAAMQSAALNGNAGGPGRAAMATPWQSLGAWQIGDSIRG, encoded by the coding sequence ATGGCTGAACAACTCTTCAAGAAGATCCTCGTTGCCAACCGATCGGAGATCGCGGTCCGGGTGATGAATGCCTGCCGGACGCTGGGGATTCCCTGCGTGGCAGTTTATTCCGAGGCGGATGCGAACAGCAGACATCGATGGTACGCCGATGAATCGGTGCTGATTGGGCCACCGCCGCCGCGGGAGTCATATCTTGATATCGATAAGATCATCGACGCGGCACACAAGACCGGCTGTGATGCGATTCACCCGGGGTATGGATTTCTGGCGGAGAATCCGCTCCTTCCGAGACGGTGCGCAGCGGAGAAGATTACGTTTGTCGGCCCGGACGCAGAGGCGATGCGACTCCTTGGGAACAAGATCGAGTCGCGCGTGAAGATGGCGGAAGCTGGGGTGCCGTTGATTCCGGGGATGACCGGGAGCGCGACTGAAGCGAAAGTATTTCATGATGCGGCGAGGAAGGCGGGGTACCCAGTAATCATCAAGGCGGCGGCCGGCGGCGGGGGGAAGGGGATGCGGGTGGTGCACAAGCCTGATGAGCTTGATGATGCGCTTGAGGCGGCGCAGAGGGAGGCGGCCAACGCATTCGGTGATGACACGGTGTATCTGGAGAAGTACATATCGAATCCGCGCCACGTCGAGTTCCAAGTGCTGGCAGACATGCACGGCAAGTGCGCGCATCTCTTTGAACGGGAATGTTCGATACAGCGAAGACATCAGAAGATTATCGAAGAGACGCCATCGACAGCCGTCAGCCCGGAACTTCGAGCCCGCATGGGGGCGGATGCGGTAAAAGTGGCGCAGGCGGCTCACTACACGAATGCGGGGACGGTTGAGTTTCTGCTGGATGATTCGGGGCACTATTATTTTCTGGAGATGAACACGCGTATCCAGGTGGAACATCCGATCACAGAGATGGTGACAGGAGTCGATTTAGTGGTGGAGCAGATACGTGTGGCAGCGGGATTGTCGCTGTCGGATTCTTTGAAGAATCTCACACAGCGCGGGCACGCGATCGAGTGTCGAATCTATGCCGAGGACGGCGAGAACGGATTTCTTCCGTCGACGGGGAAGATCATTCATTACACCGAACCGGCCGGGCCGGGGATACGGGTGGACTCAGGGATCGAGCAGGGGTCGGAGATTACGATCAACTATGATCCGATTATGGCCAAGCTGATCGTTCACGCGCCCAATCGGGATATGGCGATTACCAAGATGATCGGCGCTCTGCATCAGTATAAGATACTCGGGGTGAAGACATCGAAGCGATTTATGGTCGACGTACTGTCGCATCTGGAGTTCCGCGCGGGGAGGACATTCACGAGCTTTATCGAACAGCACATGGGGAGCCGCTCAGTCGATGACAAGAAATATCGTGACGCGGCAGCAGCGGCCGTCATCGCAGCGATGCAATCGGCAGCGTTGAATGGAAATGCAGGAGGGCCGGGCAGGGCGGCGATGGCTACGCCCTGGCAGAGCCTTGGCGCGTGGCAGATCGGAGACTCCATTCGTGGATAA
- a CDS encoding GIY-YIG nuclease family protein gives MVGAEGSQGVDAAWLYIVECLDDSYYTGVTTKVIQRMVQHEFSEICSYVSKRGFKRLLFTIEFPSLEDAARAEKQVKGWSRAKKEALMRGDFDMIHELSVCHNSTHHGNRSKEKPMTAETANKTV, from the coding sequence ATGGTGGGGGCTGAAGGGTCGCAAGGTGTGGATGCAGCGTGGTTATACATTGTCGAATGCCTGGATGACTCATACTACACGGGAGTGACGACTAAGGTCATACAGCGAATGGTCCAGCATGAGTTCAGCGAAATATGTAGTTATGTCTCAAAGCGTGGTTTCAAGAGGCTTCTGTTTACAATTGAGTTCCCAAGTTTAGAGGATGCTGCGAGGGCTGAGAAACAAGTGAAGGGATGGAGCCGGGCGAAGAAGGAAGCGCTTATGCGAGGGGATTTCGATATGATCCATGAGCTTTCTGTTTGTCACAATAGCACTCATCATGGAAATAGGTCGAAAGAGAAGCCCATGACAGCCGAGACAGCAAATAAGACCGTATGA
- a CDS encoding enoyl-CoA hydratase-related protein, whose translation MAFTTLEYIKDKAVGHIFFNRPDIHNAFNATVIYEMAELFEQLEQDDDLRVVVLTGHGKSFCAGADLNWMKAVVNQTFEENLAEAEALADLFYQIYSFKRPVIGKINGAAIGGGTGFVAVCDMAIAARSAKFSFSEVKIGVVPACIGPYVINKIGEGKARELFITGERMDAERAFQVGLVNKVVDDDQLATEVSSVVLSILTSGPEAVAMAKQLVSSVPRMTPEQFKPYTAEMIARLRLSHEGQEGMEAFLNKRQPNWVKKEVK comes from the coding sequence ATGGCATTTACAACGCTTGAGTACATCAAGGACAAGGCGGTCGGGCATATTTTCTTCAACCGGCCGGATATTCATAACGCCTTCAATGCGACCGTCATCTATGAGATGGCGGAACTGTTTGAGCAACTGGAGCAGGATGATGACCTTCGTGTGGTCGTGCTGACCGGACACGGAAAGTCGTTCTGCGCCGGTGCAGACTTGAATTGGATGAAGGCGGTGGTGAATCAGACGTTTGAGGAGAATCTGGCCGAGGCGGAGGCACTGGCGGATTTGTTCTACCAAATATACAGTTTCAAACGACCGGTAATCGGCAAGATAAATGGTGCGGCGATTGGCGGGGGAACGGGCTTTGTCGCGGTGTGCGATATGGCGATTGCGGCGCGGTCTGCCAAGTTCTCGTTCTCGGAAGTGAAGATTGGGGTCGTTCCGGCTTGTATCGGACCGTACGTGATCAACAAGATTGGTGAGGGGAAAGCGCGCGAACTGTTCATCACTGGCGAACGGATGGACGCAGAGCGGGCGTTCCAGGTGGGATTGGTCAATAAGGTTGTAGATGACGACCAGCTTGCCACAGAGGTCAGTTCGGTGGTGCTGTCGATCTTGACCTCGGGACCGGAAGCGGTGGCGATGGCGAAGCAGTTGGTTAGTTCGGTGCCGCGCATGACGCCGGAGCAGTTCAAGCCATACACAGCGGAAATGATTGCGAGACTTCGATTGTCGCACGAAGGACAAGAGGGGATGGAGGCGTTTTTGAATAAGCGCCAGCCGAACTGGGTGAAGAAAGAGGTAAAATAG
- a CDS encoding carboxyl transferase domain-containing protein, with translation MFRIETKIDTSDAAFKENVAKNKVSHQLFKERLEKVKLGGPEKSRQRHVERGKLLPRERLARVLDKNTPFLELSPLAAYDMYDNDAPAAGIITGIGSIHGREVMVVVNDATVKGGTYYPMTILKHARAQEIAEKNNLPCVYLVDSGGIFLPLQSGTFPDKDHFGRIFYNQARMSALGIPQISVVMGSCTAGGAYLPAMSDETVIIRKQGTIFIGGPPLVKAATGEVVTAEELGGADVHCRTSGVSDHYALNDEHALQITRNIVENLHRTPRFEVDRTTPEDPYYDPEELYGVVSNDLRKPYDIREVIARIADGSRFHEFKELYGATLVTGFARIMGYLVGIIGNNGVLFAESAQKGAHFIELCTQRRIPLLFLQNISGFIVGRQYEAGGIARDGAKMVHAVANADVPKFTVVVGGSYGAGNYAMCGRGYFPRLLWMWPHAKICVMGGEQAADVLAQVKIEQLEKEGRKLTPQEIAAIRQPIIDKYESESTPYYSGARLWDDGIIGITETRQALALGISMSLNAPVPEQRYGVFRM, from the coding sequence ATGTTTCGGATAGAGACGAAGATCGATACGAGCGACGCGGCGTTCAAAGAGAATGTCGCGAAGAATAAAGTTTCGCATCAGCTATTCAAGGAGCGACTGGAGAAGGTCAAATTAGGGGGACCGGAGAAGTCGCGGCAGCGACATGTGGAGCGAGGGAAACTGCTTCCAAGAGAACGACTCGCTCGTGTCCTTGACAAGAACACGCCGTTTTTAGAACTGAGTCCGCTGGCGGCGTACGACATGTACGACAACGATGCGCCTGCCGCCGGGATCATCACTGGCATTGGCTCAATTCACGGGCGCGAGGTGATGGTGGTAGTGAATGACGCTACGGTCAAAGGGGGGACGTATTATCCGATGACAATTCTTAAGCATGCACGGGCACAGGAAATTGCCGAGAAAAATAATCTGCCGTGCGTGTATTTAGTCGATTCCGGCGGGATTTTCCTGCCGCTTCAGTCGGGGACGTTTCCGGACAAGGATCACTTTGGCAGAATCTTTTACAACCAGGCCAGGATGTCGGCACTAGGGATTCCGCAGATTTCGGTGGTGATGGGATCGTGCACAGCCGGAGGAGCGTATCTTCCGGCGATGTCTGATGAGACGGTGATTATCCGGAAACAGGGGACGATTTTTATCGGCGGACCGCCGCTGGTGAAGGCGGCGACCGGTGAAGTAGTGACGGCAGAAGAACTGGGGGGAGCCGATGTGCACTGCCGGACCTCCGGTGTGTCGGACCATTATGCACTCAATGATGAGCACGCGCTTCAGATAACGCGGAATATAGTCGAGAATTTGCACCGCACACCGCGATTTGAGGTCGACCGGACGACGCCGGAGGATCCGTATTACGATCCGGAAGAACTATACGGAGTCGTTTCCAACGATCTTCGCAAGCCGTACGATATCCGTGAGGTGATTGCGCGAATCGCGGATGGTTCGCGGTTCCATGAATTCAAAGAGCTGTATGGTGCGACGCTGGTGACCGGGTTCGCGCGGATCATGGGGTATCTGGTGGGGATAATCGGCAATAATGGGGTGCTGTTTGCGGAGTCGGCACAGAAGGGGGCGCATTTTATCGAGCTGTGCACGCAGCGGCGGATTCCGCTTTTGTTCTTGCAGAATATCTCCGGGTTTATTGTAGGACGTCAGTACGAGGCGGGAGGGATTGCCCGCGATGGCGCCAAGATGGTGCATGCGGTGGCGAATGCCGATGTGCCCAAGTTCACGGTCGTTGTTGGCGGATCGTATGGCGCAGGCAATTACGCGATGTGTGGGCGGGGGTATTTCCCGCGTCTGTTGTGGATGTGGCCGCACGCGAAGATTTGCGTCATGGGTGGTGAACAGGCGGCGGATGTGCTGGCACAGGTGAAGATCGAGCAGCTTGAGAAAGAGGGACGGAAGCTGACGCCGCAGGAGATCGCGGCGATTCGCCAGCCGATTATCGATAAGTACGAATCCGAATCGACACCGTATTACTCCGGCGCGCGGCTTTGGGATGACGGGATAATCGGGATAACCGAGACGCGCCAGGCGCTGGCGCTGGGGATATCGATGTCACTCAACGCGCCGGTGCCGGAGCAGCGGTACGGCGTGTTCAGGATGTAG